A region from the Pontixanthobacter aestiaquae genome encodes:
- the rsfS gene encoding ribosome silencing factor, whose translation MTEVKAEPGSPLATVLSQLDDDQAQDIVTIPLEGKSSIADHMVIASGRSTRQVASMAQKLAERIKKDGHGPVRLEGLPAADWVLVDGGDVVVHLFRPEVRSFYNLERMWAFGDAPPVASGNA comes from the coding sequence ATGACTGAGGTCAAGGCTGAACCGGGCTCGCCGCTCGCCACTGTGCTGTCACAGCTCGACGATGATCAGGCGCAAGATATCGTGACGATCCCGCTAGAAGGTAAATCGAGCATCGCCGATCATATGGTGATCGCGTCGGGCCGCTCGACACGCCAGGTCGCGTCGATGGCGCAGAAGCTGGCCGAGCGGATTAAGAAAGACGGGCATGGCCCGGTCCGCTTGGAAGGTCTGCCTGCCGCCGATTGGGTGCTGGTCGATGGCGGCGATGTGGTCGTTCATCTGTTCCGTCCGGAAGTCAGGAGCTTCTACAATCTCGAGCGGATGTGGGCTTTCGGTGATGCGCCTCCGGTGGCATCGGGCAACGCCTAA
- the wecB gene encoding non-hydrolyzing UDP-N-acetylglucosamine 2-epimerase, with protein MSPPIKILSVFGTRPEAIKFFPLVHALERDERFDQRVCVSGQHRGMLDQVLEIADISPDHDLDLMQPDQTLDALTANLLTGIGKVLDEEKPDWVIVQGDTATAMSGALAAYYRKIPVAHVEAGLRSGNIHHPWPEEVNRKIVGSFAALHFAPTQTAAGALKREAVDPASIYVTGNTVIDALHWITEQIKQKPELATNLAELEQRFAGKRIIGVTSHRRENFGGGMEAIADAIRRIAARDDVAMIFPVHLNPNVRKVMTEELEGLDNVALIEPLDYPHFARLLDICTLMLTDSGGVQEEAPALGKPVLVMRETTERPEGVEAGTAKLVGTDADMIVSECNRLLDDQAAYDAMAQSHNPFGDGQAVGRIVEALAKN; from the coding sequence ATGAGCCCGCCAATCAAGATCCTCAGCGTATTCGGCACACGTCCCGAAGCCATCAAGTTCTTCCCGCTCGTCCATGCGTTGGAGCGAGATGAGCGGTTCGACCAGCGGGTCTGTGTGTCCGGCCAGCATCGCGGGATGCTCGATCAAGTTCTTGAGATAGCTGACATTTCCCCCGATCATGACCTTGATCTGATGCAGCCCGACCAGACGCTTGATGCGCTGACCGCCAATCTTTTGACAGGGATCGGTAAGGTTCTCGACGAAGAAAAGCCCGATTGGGTCATCGTACAGGGCGATACAGCGACCGCAATGAGCGGTGCGCTTGCAGCGTATTACCGCAAGATCCCTGTGGCGCATGTCGAAGCGGGCCTGCGCAGCGGCAATATTCATCATCCATGGCCGGAAGAGGTCAATCGCAAGATTGTCGGCAGCTTTGCCGCTCTACATTTCGCGCCGACCCAGACGGCGGCCGGGGCCTTGAAGCGTGAAGCGGTCGATCCGGCCAGCATTTACGTCACGGGCAATACGGTCATCGATGCGCTCCATTGGATCACGGAGCAGATCAAGCAGAAGCCGGAACTCGCTACTAATCTGGCCGAGCTGGAGCAGCGCTTCGCGGGAAAACGCATCATTGGTGTGACCAGCCATCGGCGCGAGAATTTTGGTGGGGGGATGGAAGCCATTGCTGATGCGATCCGGCGAATTGCGGCGCGCGATGATGTGGCGATGATCTTCCCCGTCCATCTCAATCCCAATGTCCGCAAAGTGATGACCGAGGAGCTCGAAGGATTAGACAATGTCGCTTTGATCGAACCGCTCGACTACCCGCATTTCGCTCGGTTGCTCGACATTTGCACGCTGATGCTGACCGATAGTGGCGGTGTGCAGGAGGAAGCGCCCGCGTTGGGCAAGCCGGTGCTGGTGATGCGCGAAACGACCGAGCGCCCAGAGGGCGTCGAAGCAGGAACAGCCAAGCTGGTCGGTACTGACGCCGACATGATTGTCTCAGAGTGCAATCGCTTGCTCGACGACCAAGCGGCCTATGATGCCATGGCGCAATCCCATAATCCGTTTGGTGATGGCCAGGCGGTGGGCCGCATTGTTGAGGCCCTGGCTAAGAACTGA
- a CDS encoding demethoxyubiquinone hydroxylase family protein, whose amino-acid sequence MSTINKSKVKIDRMIRVDQAGEFGATRIYAGQLAVMGDRHPMSAEISAMAAEEDRHHEKFNELMARRGVRPTVLHPFWSAAGYALGAGTALLGPEAAMACTAAVETEIDKHYSDQLDALGEDDADPELAQMIEEFREDEREHRDAALAAGAEKAPAYPLLSGAIRLGCKVAIKLAERI is encoded by the coding sequence ATGAGTACGATCAATAAGAGCAAAGTGAAAATTGACCGGATGATCCGGGTAGATCAGGCGGGCGAATTTGGTGCGACGCGTATCTACGCCGGCCAGCTAGCCGTAATGGGAGATCGCCATCCGATGTCTGCGGAGATTTCCGCGATGGCAGCCGAAGAAGATCGCCACCACGAGAAATTCAATGAGCTGATGGCACGGCGCGGCGTGCGCCCGACTGTGCTGCACCCATTCTGGTCGGCAGCGGGCTATGCGCTGGGTGCGGGAACGGCTCTGCTGGGTCCCGAAGCGGCCATGGCGTGTACTGCGGCGGTCGAGACCGAGATCGATAAGCATTACTCGGACCAGCTTGATGCGCTGGGAGAAGACGATGCAGATCCAGAGCTGGCGCAGATGATCGAGGAATTTCGCGAGGATGAGCGCGAGCATCGCGACGCCGCTTTGGCTGCCGGCGCCGAGAAAGCGCCCGCCTATCCGCTGTTATCGGGCGCGATTCGCCTTGGCTGCAAAGTTGCCATCAAACTGGCAGAGCGTATCTAG
- a CDS encoding disulfide bond formation protein B translates to MIESPHGRMAQRLALAIPALLLGGAYISEYVFGLFPCEMCWWQRWPHFAALGFAALSIVAPPKRVLVTLSALAMVVSGLIGGFHAGVEYGWWEGITDCAVTAAVAGVSAVDAIMTAPIVRCDKSPWDLFGISLAGWNFLISCGAGCANMALLFKGRA, encoded by the coding sequence ATGATCGAATCGCCCCACGGCAGAATGGCGCAGAGGCTTGCGTTAGCGATTCCGGCATTGCTGCTCGGCGGCGCTTATATATCTGAGTACGTTTTCGGCCTGTTCCCGTGCGAAATGTGCTGGTGGCAGCGTTGGCCGCATTTCGCTGCGCTGGGTTTCGCTGCGCTCTCTATTGTTGCGCCGCCCAAGCGTGTACTCGTTACGCTCTCCGCACTTGCAATGGTCGTTTCGGGGCTGATTGGCGGCTTTCACGCGGGCGTCGAATATGGTTGGTGGGAAGGGATCACCGACTGCGCGGTCACTGCGGCCGTGGCGGGGGTCAGCGCTGTTGATGCCATAATGACCGCTCCAATAGTCCGTTGTGACAAATCGCCATGGGACTTGTTCGGCATAAGCCTTGCCGGGTGGAATTTTCTGATCTCTTGCGGCGCGGGTTGCGCGAATATGGCTTTACTGTTCAAAGGTCGCGCATGA
- the wecC gene encoding UDP-N-acetyl-D-mannosamine dehydrogenase, translating to MRGEEKPQVCVIGLGYIGLPTAAIIARANCPVTGVDVTESVVETINRGEIHIEEVDLDGLVRGVVQRGMLKASTMIVPADVFVIAVPTPFEKDGHHTPDTSYVMSAATEVAGVLKKGDIIILESTSPVGTTEAMRDLISGLRPDLKLPGKTDETPDVAIAYCPERVLPGKILEELTHNDRSIGGITPRCARKALAFYKRFVRGTCVTTDARSAEMTKLVENAYRDVNIAFANELSMISDEMDLDVWEVIKLANRHPRVNILQPGPGVGGHCIAVDPYFIIHGAPAQSPLIRTGREVNDAKMHHVVEQAIQLIEANPGAPVACLGLAFKANIDDFRESPARFVAAKIARQFGERVKIVEPYAAELPREFESTGAELVDLDFALENCGILIVLVDHDIFKVVPAEERQHSVVYDTRGIWPDAQIKPNKPGLRLAS from the coding sequence ATGCGCGGCGAAGAAAAACCCCAAGTCTGTGTTATCGGCCTCGGCTATATCGGCCTGCCGACGGCAGCAATAATCGCTCGGGCAAACTGCCCTGTCACCGGTGTCGACGTAACAGAGAGTGTGGTCGAAACGATAAACCGCGGCGAAATCCATATTGAAGAGGTTGATCTTGACGGGCTTGTGCGCGGCGTGGTCCAGCGCGGTATGCTGAAGGCCTCGACAATGATTGTGCCGGCCGACGTATTTGTGATCGCTGTCCCAACACCGTTCGAGAAAGACGGCCATCATACGCCGGACACATCCTATGTGATGTCAGCCGCGACTGAAGTGGCCGGAGTGCTCAAAAAGGGCGATATTATCATTCTTGAATCGACATCGCCTGTCGGTACGACCGAAGCGATGCGCGATCTGATTTCTGGACTGCGCCCGGATCTCAAGCTCCCCGGCAAAACCGACGAGACGCCCGATGTGGCCATTGCCTATTGTCCCGAGCGCGTGCTGCCCGGCAAAATTCTTGAAGAGCTCACGCATAATGACCGCTCCATTGGCGGAATCACCCCGCGCTGTGCCCGTAAGGCGCTGGCTTTCTACAAACGGTTTGTGCGCGGAACGTGTGTGACCACTGACGCGCGGTCGGCGGAGATGACCAAGCTGGTCGAAAACGCCTATCGCGATGTGAACATTGCCTTTGCCAACGAGCTCTCGATGATCTCGGACGAGATGGACTTGGATGTTTGGGAAGTGATCAAGCTCGCCAATCGCCATCCGCGTGTAAACATCCTGCAGCCCGGCCCGGGAGTCGGCGGGCACTGTATTGCGGTTGATCCCTATTTCATCATCCATGGCGCGCCTGCGCAATCTCCCCTGATCAGGACCGGGCGCGAGGTGAATGATGCGAAAATGCACCATGTGGTCGAGCAAGCGATCCAGCTTATCGAAGCCAATCCTGGGGCGCCGGTCGCGTGTCTCGGGCTTGCTTTCAAAGCCAATATCGATGATTTCCGCGAGAGCCCTGCACGCTTTGTTGCGGCGAAAATTGCCCGCCAATTTGGTGAGCGTGTAAAGATTGTTGAGCCTTATGCGGCTGAACTTCCGCGCGAATTCGAATCGACCGGTGCTGAGCTCGTCGATCTCGATTTTGCGCTCGAAAATTGCGGCATTCTGATTGTTCTGGTGGATCATGACATCTTCAAAGTCGTTCCAGCAGAGGAACGCCAGCATTCTGTCGTCTATGACACCCGCGGAATCTGGCCCGATGCGCAGATTAAGCCAAACAAGCCGGGCTTGCGGCTCGCTAGCTAA
- a CDS encoding S41 family peptidase, giving the protein MKFASLARSAALVTAVALIPATTAGFAQVDGRVGPEFAKLFATYQQIKANYVEEVDDEKLIRGAIDGMLSSLDPHSGYLDGSDLQRLETMIDGNYSGLGLSVIMDDGAVKIISPFRGSPADKAGIKAGDYITHLDGELIYGGDLDEAVSRMRGPAGTSIRLTVFRSGRDEPFDVTVTRGVIELEPVTHSLADGNIGVIAVNEFSRDVGSDVFKAWQAIRKEATGRVSGLVLDLRSNPGGSLDEAVALSDLFLEEGRIVSQRGRARGETIYYDSESVFRGAIASDLPVVVLIDAGSASASEIVAGALQDHRRAVIMGQQSFGKGSVQTLLALGRDSALKLTTARYYTPAGKSVQEGGITPDIKVPQLSDPDYAKRAKFQMRESDLRGHLVNELALEDKDMETDKLDDPRFQLTADELKEQGVDDFQLHYALETLRRTKTTTVARRD; this is encoded by the coding sequence ATCAAATTTGCCTCACTTGCTCGCTCCGCTGCGCTTGTTACCGCTGTCGCGCTTATTCCGGCGACCACTGCCGGGTTTGCACAGGTTGACGGGCGCGTTGGCCCGGAGTTTGCCAAGCTGTTTGCGACCTATCAGCAGATTAAAGCCAATTACGTTGAGGAAGTCGATGACGAGAAGCTGATCCGCGGTGCGATTGATGGAATGCTCTCATCGCTCGACCCTCATTCGGGCTATCTCGATGGGTCGGACCTCCAACGCCTCGAAACGATGATCGATGGCAATTATTCAGGTTTGGGCCTTTCGGTCATAATGGACGACGGCGCGGTAAAGATCATTTCACCGTTCCGTGGCAGTCCCGCTGACAAAGCGGGTATCAAGGCCGGCGATTACATTACCCACCTCGATGGAGAGTTGATTTACGGCGGCGATCTTGATGAAGCCGTCAGCCGCATGCGCGGGCCCGCAGGTACTTCCATTCGCCTGACTGTATTCCGCTCTGGCCGCGACGAGCCATTTGACGTGACGGTTACGCGCGGCGTGATCGAGCTTGAGCCGGTCACGCACTCGCTGGCTGATGGCAATATCGGTGTTATTGCGGTCAACGAATTCTCCCGCGATGTTGGTTCCGATGTCTTCAAAGCGTGGCAAGCGATTCGCAAGGAAGCTACGGGTCGCGTGAGCGGCTTGGTCCTCGATCTGCGCTCGAACCCGGGTGGTTCGCTCGATGAGGCGGTGGCTTTGTCCGACCTGTTTCTTGAAGAGGGCCGGATCGTCTCGCAGCGGGGGCGCGCTCGTGGTGAAACTATCTACTATGATTCCGAATCGGTATTTCGCGGTGCGATCGCATCCGATCTGCCAGTTGTGGTTCTGATCGATGCGGGCTCAGCCTCCGCTTCGGAGATCGTCGCAGGCGCGCTGCAGGATCACCGCCGCGCGGTGATTATGGGCCAGCAAAGCTTCGGCAAAGGCAGTGTGCAAACATTGTTAGCACTGGGCCGTGATAGCGCTCTGAAACTGACGACCGCGCGCTACTACACGCCGGCAGGGAAGTCGGTGCAGGAAGGCGGGATCACGCCCGATATTAAAGTTCCGCAACTATCCGACCCGGATTACGCGAAGCGCGCCAAGTTCCAGATGCGCGAATCCGATCTGCGCGGACATTTGGTCAATGAATTGGCGCTGGAAGACAAGGATATGGAAACGGACAAGCTCGATGATCCGCGCTTCCAGCTGACGGCGGATGAACTGAAAGAGCAGGGTGTCGACGACTTCCAGCTCCATTATGCTCTGGAAACGCTGCGCCGGACCAAGACCACCACCGTAGCCCGCCGGGACTAG
- a CDS encoding murein hydrolase activator EnvC family protein produces MRLTPKFLGIGFVLSAAVATVAFAQRDAVFDDPATTREALNRALSEADEAEKRGKRLEAEARAATEAAQKTATEAAALAARIQQAEAGIAAAEARIALIGDQQNTLNRRLAARRGPLVRLTGALQKLARRPLALSVLKPGSLRETVYLRAMLESTIPEVRKRTAALRGEIEKGLALENEAQQALAALRDSEEQLGERRTSLAALETRQRLASRQASGDADREVERALALAEEARDLDSLVDQLDAAGSLRKELAALPGPTMRPSSPQTSLASGTPSPIPTTTAPSSGFRLPVSGRTIAGFGEASDGGVRNSGISLSPRAGAQIVAPAEGRVAFAGPYRGYDRIVIIEHEGGWTSLVTGLARTDISVGQELVSGSPLGVAGGERPVVTFELRRDGTPVNPLRYLQ; encoded by the coding sequence ATGCGGTTAACGCCCAAATTTCTCGGCATTGGATTTGTCCTTTCAGCGGCGGTGGCAACAGTCGCGTTTGCGCAGCGCGACGCAGTATTTGACGATCCGGCGACCACGCGTGAGGCGCTAAACAGGGCGCTTAGTGAAGCAGATGAGGCAGAAAAGCGCGGCAAGCGGTTAGAGGCGGAAGCCCGCGCCGCCACTGAAGCGGCGCAGAAGACCGCCACCGAAGCCGCCGCATTGGCCGCGCGGATACAGCAGGCGGAAGCGGGCATAGCAGCTGCAGAAGCGCGCATCGCACTGATTGGTGATCAGCAAAACACATTAAACCGGCGGCTGGCCGCGCGGCGTGGCCCGCTTGTGCGGCTGACGGGCGCACTACAAAAGCTTGCGCGCCGGCCATTGGCGCTATCGGTCTTAAAACCGGGCAGTTTGCGCGAAACCGTGTATTTGCGCGCCATGCTCGAAAGCACGATCCCTGAGGTCCGCAAACGCACTGCGGCTCTCCGCGGCGAAATCGAAAAGGGCCTGGCTCTGGAAAATGAGGCGCAACAGGCGCTTGCGGCATTGCGCGATAGCGAAGAACAGCTCGGCGAACGGCGCACTAGCCTTGCGGCGCTTGAAACGCGCCAGCGCTTGGCATCGCGCCAAGCGAGCGGAGATGCCGATCGTGAAGTGGAACGTGCACTCGCCCTAGCGGAAGAGGCGCGCGATCTGGACTCGCTCGTCGACCAACTCGACGCTGCGGGGAGCCTGCGCAAGGAATTGGCAGCTTTGCCGGGGCCAACGATGCGTCCCAGCAGCCCGCAAACATCGCTCGCCAGCGGTACGCCGTCACCGATACCAACGACAACCGCTCCCTCCTCGGGGTTTCGCCTACCCGTATCAGGCCGGACAATTGCTGGCTTCGGAGAAGCAAGCGACGGCGGAGTGCGCAACTCAGGCATCTCGCTCTCACCGCGCGCAGGCGCCCAGATTGTCGCGCCTGCCGAAGGACGGGTTGCTTTCGCTGGACCCTATCGGGGCTATGACCGGATTGTTATTATCGAACATGAAGGTGGCTGGACCAGCTTGGTCACGGGTCTGGCGCGCACCGACATCAGCGTCGGCCAGGAACTTGTATCCGGATCACCGCTCGGGGTTGCCGGTGGCGAACGGCCAGTGGTCACATTCGAACTGCGCCGCGACGGGACGCCGGTAAACCCGCTCCGATATCTGCAATAG
- a CDS encoding nicotinate-nucleotide adenylyltransferase, which yields MTIRTGLLGGSFNPAHGGHRRVSLFAMEALGLDEIWWLVSPGNPLKPKQGMAPLTARMQSAIEQARRVPIKVTAIEREMQTRYTVDTLKKITVRYPKRDFTWLMGSDNLAQFHRWRRWRDIARTMPIAVIARPGYEADAVASPAMAWLRRYRMSAAQFRQGTIRSAPALVTLRFDPDSRSATAIRQADPNWASRLSTYSLRDQVTHRIVSTDEAI from the coding sequence ATGACGATCCGGACAGGGCTTCTTGGCGGCAGTTTCAACCCTGCGCATGGCGGACATCGCCGGGTTTCGCTGTTCGCGATGGAGGCGCTAGGGCTGGATGAGATTTGGTGGCTGGTTTCGCCTGGCAATCCGTTGAAACCGAAACAGGGCATGGCACCCCTTACCGCGCGGATGCAGTCCGCGATCGAGCAAGCCAGACGAGTGCCGATTAAGGTCACCGCGATTGAGCGGGAAATGCAGACTCGCTATACCGTCGATACGCTCAAGAAGATCACCGTGCGCTATCCCAAACGCGATTTCACATGGCTGATGGGCTCGGACAATCTCGCGCAATTTCACCGCTGGCGGCGCTGGCGCGATATCGCGAGAACAATGCCGATTGCGGTCATCGCGAGGCCCGGCTATGAGGCGGATGCTGTTGCCAGTCCCGCAATGGCGTGGCTCAGGCGTTACCGGATGTCTGCAGCGCAGTTTAGACAAGGGACCATAAGGAGCGCACCGGCACTGGTGACATTACGATTTGACCCCGATTCCCGCTCGGCTACCGCTATCCGGCAGGCCGACCCGAACTGGGCATCCCGATTGTCGACCTATTCGCTGCGTGACCAAGTGACTCACCGCATAGTTTCAACAGATGAAGCGATTTGA
- a CDS encoding sugar transferase, producing the protein MLTQQAEPKAVQDSHPLTRQGVQFTCYLLLGVVAPLLIWFAARDPSLTSPIVESTVPAVVIACIASWYILARLRLYAKARRLSYVLPVNFLTFAAAASGIFVIRAPYSISLIGSCFVATLATSYTLTALTRLGSKPQFIVDGGRVSELPSRPGQHRVNSPAEIEAMIDNGTLQASLVGDLHFDHDDDWERLFAKAALRGIPVYHYRQILELETGQVRIDRLSENVLGSLIPNLPYMALKRTIDVLAVIVLSPALLTLMAVITLVIKLDSKGSVLFIQERTGFRGEIFRMVKFRTMRTREVGGDALAKREDAMTKSDDDRITRVGRFLRKVRLDELPQAWNILKGEMSWIGPRPEAISLSEWYEKEIPFYSYRHIVRPGLTGWAQVNQGHVTDLGDANAKLRYDFYYVKNISHWLDMLIALKTIRVVLGGLGAK; encoded by the coding sequence ATGCTGACGCAACAGGCGGAACCGAAGGCTGTCCAAGACAGCCATCCGCTGACCAGACAGGGCGTGCAGTTTACCTGCTATCTGCTGCTTGGCGTGGTTGCTCCGCTGCTGATCTGGTTTGCCGCGCGCGATCCCAGCCTGACTTCACCAATTGTCGAAAGTACAGTTCCGGCGGTCGTCATCGCATGTATCGCGAGTTGGTATATTCTGGCCAGGCTTCGGCTGTACGCGAAGGCCCGCAGGCTATCATACGTTCTGCCAGTCAATTTTCTTACATTCGCTGCAGCGGCATCGGGTATTTTCGTTATTCGGGCGCCTTACAGCATCTCGCTTATCGGCTCATGTTTCGTCGCGACGCTAGCGACGAGCTATACGCTGACCGCATTGACCCGATTGGGCAGCAAGCCGCAATTTATTGTCGATGGCGGGCGCGTTTCAGAGCTACCTAGCCGGCCAGGGCAGCATCGAGTCAATTCGCCAGCCGAGATAGAGGCGATGATCGACAATGGTACTCTACAAGCCTCGCTGGTTGGTGATCTACACTTCGATCACGACGACGACTGGGAAAGACTGTTCGCCAAGGCCGCGCTACGCGGCATCCCAGTCTATCACTACCGGCAAATTCTGGAACTCGAAACAGGCCAGGTGCGAATCGACCGGCTTAGCGAAAATGTCCTTGGTTCGCTCATCCCGAACCTGCCCTATATGGCGCTCAAGCGCACAATCGACGTGCTCGCGGTGATTGTTTTAAGCCCAGCGTTACTGACTCTGATGGCTGTCATCACGCTAGTCATCAAACTCGATTCCAAAGGCTCGGTCCTTTTCATCCAAGAGCGGACAGGTTTTCGCGGTGAAATCTTCCGAATGGTCAAATTCCGTACCATGCGCACACGCGAAGTGGGCGGCGATGCCCTCGCCAAGCGCGAAGATGCCATGACCAAGAGCGACGATGACCGCATCACTCGCGTCGGTCGCTTTCTGCGCAAAGTACGACTCGACGAACTTCCGCAGGCTTGGAACATCCTGAAAGGTGAGATGAGCTGGATTGGCCCGCGGCCCGAAGCGATCAGCCTTTCGGAATGGTATGAGAAGGAAATCCCATTCTATTCCTATCGCCATATCGTCCGGCCCGGATTGACCGGATGGGCGCAGGTCAATCAGGGCCACGTTACCGATCTTGGTGATGCGAATGCCAAACTCCGCTATGATTTTTATTATGTGAAGAATATTTCCCACTGGCTCGACATGCTGATCGCTCTCAAAACAATCCGCGTTGTGCTGGGCGGGCTCGGCGCGAAGTAA
- a CDS encoding GDP-mannose 4,6-dehydratase has product MRKVLVTGTAGFIGFHLAQLLLKEGFAVVGFDGMTDYYDVRIKERRHQMLLQNEHFKAHIGMLEDFDALRDLMLEEKPDVIVHLAAQAGVRYSLENPRAYLDSNITGTFNIMECARELGVDHLLMASTSSVYGANEDMPFDELERVETPLTFYAATKKANESMAHSYAHLWNLPTTMFRFFTVYGPWGRPDMALFKFTKGILDGTPIDIYNHGEMYRDFTFVTDLVRGIRLLIDAVPERPGTKDDIAEGDSLSPAAPFRVVNIGNSDKVKLTDFIDAIEQECGVKAERNYMEMQKGDVPATWANADLLKSLTGYQPQTDFREGIRQFVEWYRSYYSV; this is encoded by the coding sequence ATGCGCAAGGTTCTCGTTACCGGAACAGCCGGTTTTATCGGCTTCCACCTCGCCCAATTGCTATTGAAAGAGGGTTTTGCGGTCGTCGGCTTTGACGGGATGACCGACTATTACGACGTGCGGATCAAAGAGCGCCGTCATCAAATGCTACTCCAGAACGAGCATTTCAAAGCGCATATCGGCATGCTCGAAGATTTCGATGCGCTGCGCGATCTGATGCTGGAAGAAAAACCCGATGTGATCGTCCATTTGGCGGCTCAGGCTGGCGTTCGTTACAGCCTCGAAAATCCGCGTGCTTATCTCGATTCCAACATTACCGGCACATTCAATATTATGGAGTGCGCGCGCGAATTGGGTGTTGATCATTTGCTGATGGCCAGCACCAGCAGCGTCTATGGCGCGAATGAAGACATGCCGTTTGACGAGCTGGAGCGGGTCGAAACGCCGCTGACTTTCTACGCCGCGACCAAGAAAGCCAATGAGTCGATGGCACATTCCTATGCTCATCTGTGGAACCTACCAACGACCATGTTCCGCTTCTTCACCGTCTACGGTCCCTGGGGTCGGCCCGATATGGCGCTATTCAAATTTACCAAAGGTATTCTCGATGGAACACCCATCGACATTTACAATCACGGCGAGATGTATCGTGATTTCACGTTCGTTACGGATCTGGTGCGCGGCATACGGCTACTCATCGATGCGGTGCCCGAACGACCCGGAACCAAAGATGACATCGCAGAAGGGGACAGCCTTTCGCCAGCCGCTCCATTCCGCGTGGTCAATATCGGCAATAGCGACAAGGTCAAATTGACCGACTTTATCGACGCGATCGAGCAAGAATGCGGGGTGAAGGCCGAGCGCAATTACATGGAAATGCAGAAGGGTGACGTCCCAGCGACATGGGCCAATGCCGATTTGCTCAAGTCACTGACCGGATACCAGCCGCAAACCGATTTCCGCGAGGGAATCCGGCAATTCGTCGAATGGTATCGGTCTTATTACAGCGTGTGA
- a CDS encoding 23S rRNA (pseudouridine(1915)-N(3))-methyltransferase RlmH has product MQLHVIARGKIARSPEAELVARYEKRLTWPVKLTELPETGGKIPEPQTPCKTVLLDERGQQFDSERFAKLLGGWRDDGMREARFVIGAADGHTRAERDSADVLIAFGKATWPHLMARAMLMEQLYRATTILAGHPYHRAG; this is encoded by the coding sequence ATGCAGCTTCATGTCATTGCGCGCGGAAAGATCGCCCGCTCTCCAGAGGCCGAACTGGTTGCGCGTTACGAGAAGCGGCTGACGTGGCCGGTGAAACTCACTGAACTGCCTGAAACTGGCGGCAAGATTCCCGAACCTCAGACGCCTTGCAAAACCGTGTTGCTTGATGAGCGAGGGCAGCAATTCGATTCCGAACGTTTCGCCAAGTTGTTAGGCGGCTGGCGCGACGACGGCATGCGCGAAGCGCGCTTTGTGATCGGGGCGGCGGATGGTCACACGCGCGCAGAGCGGGACAGCGCAGACGTGCTGATCGCATTTGGTAAGGCCACTTGGCCGCATTTGATGGCCCGGGCAATGTTGATGGAGCAACTCTACCGCGCCACGACAATCCTTGCGGGCCATCCCTATCATCGTGCAGGGTAG